Proteins from one Entomospira culicis genomic window:
- a CDS encoding FAD-binding oxidoreductase has translation MLNRTEIVEKLLHILSKEKVITDETLLKEYSVDRYYKVETIWGIYSMPTPAAIVRPTNSQEVSSILMLCNEHQINVVPRTGGSATEGGLETAVENSIVLDGSNMKKIINIDTYNMEATVECGVVLETLENEVRALGFTTGHSPQSKPLAQLGGLTATRSIGQFSTLYGGIEDMIVGLESVFPNGEICRIKNVPRRAAGPDIRHIVIGNEGAISFITEVTVKLFKWYPENHLFYGYILDDMEVGFKAIHNVITAGYRPSVVRLYSPEDAAYHFSHFAQNKCVLIFMAEGPKGIAQATGNAIEEIVAKLNIQQVESHYIETWFNNLNWDERKVQEERDEIKETNNCGFTTEVSASWSNVYPLYKNAIDRIRKEIPDLTLLGAHSSHSYINGTNLYFVYYYDMKCEPQEERTKYHDPIQNIIVEETLKVGGSMCHHHGVGKHRTHFLAQEYGSSLYMLKTLKKAFDPKGIMNKGTIFHINEEL, from the coding sequence ATGTTAAACCGAACAGAAATCGTAGAGAAGCTTCTCCATATTCTTTCTAAAGAAAAAGTTATTACCGACGAAACACTCCTCAAAGAGTATAGTGTAGATCGGTACTATAAGGTGGAGACGATTTGGGGGATCTACTCCATGCCAACGCCTGCAGCGATTGTGCGACCAACGAATAGCCAGGAAGTATCATCAATCTTAATGCTTTGTAACGAGCACCAAATCAATGTTGTACCACGCACTGGTGGATCGGCGACAGAGGGTGGATTAGAAACAGCGGTGGAAAATTCCATTGTGCTAGATGGTTCGAACATGAAAAAAATCATAAACATTGATACCTATAACATGGAAGCAACCGTTGAGTGTGGGGTAGTTCTGGAGACTTTAGAAAATGAAGTTCGTGCTCTAGGGTTTACTACAGGACACTCACCGCAATCTAAGCCACTCGCGCAGCTTGGCGGACTGACTGCCACGCGCTCAATAGGGCAATTTTCGACACTCTATGGTGGAATCGAAGATATGATTGTTGGTCTGGAGAGCGTATTTCCTAATGGCGAAATTTGCCGTATCAAAAACGTGCCAAGACGCGCAGCTGGTCCTGACATTCGCCATATCGTCATTGGTAACGAAGGTGCCATTAGCTTTATTACAGAAGTAACCGTAAAGCTCTTTAAATGGTATCCAGAAAATCACCTCTTTTATGGCTATATTTTAGATGATATGGAAGTTGGCTTTAAGGCTATTCATAATGTGATTACGGCTGGATATCGCCCCTCTGTTGTGCGACTTTACTCACCAGAAGACGCAGCGTATCACTTTTCTCATTTTGCGCAAAATAAGTGTGTCTTAATCTTTATGGCTGAGGGACCTAAGGGAATCGCGCAAGCCACAGGCAACGCAATCGAGGAGATTGTTGCCAAGTTAAACATTCAGCAGGTGGAAAGTCATTATATTGAAACTTGGTTTAACAATCTTAACTGGGATGAAAGAAAGGTTCAAGAAGAGCGCGATGAGATTAAAGAGACCAACAATTGTGGCTTTACTACCGAGGTTTCCGCCAGCTGGAGTAACGTCTATCCCCTATACAAAAATGCTATCGATCGCATCCGTAAAGAGATTCCTGATCTCACCCTGTTAGGTGCCCACTCTAGTCATAGTTATATCAACGGGACTAATCTCTACTTCGTATACTACTACGATATGAAGTGTGAACCCCAAGAGGAACGCACCAAATATCACGATCCAATTCAAAATATTATCGTAGAGGAGACACTCAAAGTAGGTGGATCTATGTGTCATCATCATGGAGTTGGAAAGCACCGCACCCACTTCTTAGCGCAAGAGTATGGTTCATCCTTGTACATGCTCAAAACACTCAAGAAGGCCTTTGATCCAAAGGGAATTATGAACAAGGGTACAATTTTTCATATCAACGAAGAGCTTTAA
- a CDS encoding MFS transporter — protein sequence MSNKKSYFELLLLVLAAGAIYPLIYLRTNFQEPLLSALNMSMEELSQIYSFLGMMFIVGYVPSGWLADRFPAKWLILFSLVATGLLGIWLATLPGYTIVRIIFIGFGFSAVFTFWSALMKAVKMLTTPQTEGKFFGILDGGRGLVEALLATLAVAIFVFISNKSANNSQAMQAVILMYSIMLFILSVAIFFFLTNTSPTTERSTEHKTKKDSPMLLMKTILSIKEVWLISAIIFTGYTLFWTVYYFSGFLVSNQGVTPEIAGFILVIVMWMRPIGGIIGGMIADKIGKSTLLLISMIISIIGLLLIALLPLANALIFAIIILVGLANYTIRGVYWSLLQFLNIPATLLGMAIGLISFLGYLPDILLPGISSYIYGQFSSDKANIIYFIISATVGIIGLLFVLYFKQNIENKWSKKE from the coding sequence ATGAGTAATAAAAAATCTTATTTTGAATTACTCCTATTGGTACTAGCGGCAGGGGCAATTTATCCACTCATTTATTTACGCACTAACTTCCAAGAGCCTTTACTGAGCGCGCTAAACATGAGCATGGAAGAGCTGAGCCAAATCTACTCATTTTTAGGGATGATGTTCATCGTTGGATATGTTCCTAGCGGGTGGTTAGCCGATCGCTTTCCTGCTAAGTGGTTGATCTTATTTTCACTAGTTGCTACAGGTCTACTGGGAATCTGGCTGGCTACCCTACCCGGCTACACTATCGTGCGCATCATTTTTATAGGATTTGGCTTTTCCGCCGTCTTTACCTTCTGGAGCGCATTAATGAAAGCAGTAAAGATGCTGACAACCCCACAAACCGAAGGAAAATTCTTTGGTATTTTAGATGGTGGGCGCGGTTTAGTCGAAGCATTACTGGCAACCTTAGCCGTGGCTATTTTCGTTTTTATCTCAAACAAAAGCGCTAATAACAGCCAAGCAATGCAAGCTGTCATATTAATGTATAGCATTATGCTCTTTATATTGTCTGTTGCTATCTTCTTCTTTTTAACCAACACTAGCCCAACTACAGAGAGAAGCACAGAACATAAAACAAAAAAAGATTCACCGATGCTCTTGATGAAAACTATTTTAAGCATAAAAGAGGTTTGGCTCATTAGCGCAATTATTTTTACTGGATATACACTATTTTGGACAGTCTACTACTTTTCTGGATTTTTAGTCAGTAACCAAGGAGTTACGCCTGAGATCGCTGGATTTATTTTAGTTATCGTCATGTGGATGCGCCCAATTGGTGGTATTATTGGAGGCATGATTGCCGATAAAATTGGTAAATCCACGCTATTACTCATCTCCATGATTATCTCCATTATCGGCTTACTCCTCATCGCATTACTACCCCTAGCCAATGCCCTAATCTTTGCTATTATTATTTTAGTGGGACTAGCTAATTATACTATCCGTGGCGTCTATTGGTCACTACTGCAATTTTTAAATATACCAGCAACGCTACTTGGCATGGCGATCGGTCTTATCTCTTTCTTAGGCTATCTTCCCGATATTCTTTTGCCTGGTATAAGTAGCTATATTTATGGTCAATTCTCTAGCGATAAGGCCAATATTATCTACTTTATTATTTCAGCGACAGTTGGCATTATCGGCTTACTCTTTGTGCTGTATTTTAAGCAAAATATCGAAAACAAATGGAGTAAAAAAGAATAA
- a CDS encoding NINE protein, whose protein sequence is MNEKPQQYNKILLLLLVYFLGMFGVHQFLAGQQRRGVLYLALSLGAILMAYLRPFLAFFLILALTVLLIIDFVKIIQGKFYHIKGYSLVEGY, encoded by the coding sequence ATGAATGAAAAACCACAGCAGTATAACAAGATTTTGTTGCTTCTTTTAGTCTATTTTTTGGGCATGTTTGGCGTGCACCAATTTTTAGCCGGTCAGCAACGTCGTGGCGTGCTCTATTTAGCCCTTAGCCTAGGCGCTATTCTCATGGCGTATCTCCGCCCCTTCTTAGCCTTTTTTCTGATCTTAGCACTTACCGTCTTGCTCATTATTGATTTTGTGAAGATTATCCAAGGGAAATTCTACCATATCAAGGGATACTCCTTGGTAGAGGGCTACTAA
- the yihA gene encoding ribosome biogenesis GTP-binding protein YihA/YsxC gives MQTVSPILFHKTSFAMGAPTFEDLPSDAQIEIAIAGRSNAGKSTLINNLTRQNKLARVSQTPGKTREMNLFHLYLKDRNEAIARLVDLPGYGYAKVSKSMKSSWQAELGHYLLERENLKILIVILDSRMPITELDAMLIDMASKRGLQQIFIFNKIDKLNQSEKAKCHAMAQKLVYETPNSSYIVYSSPKNIGRELLTEKISASLHHHAQKSEQDT, from the coding sequence ATGCAAACAGTTTCACCTATTCTCTTCCACAAGACATCTTTCGCGATGGGTGCACCAACTTTTGAAGATCTACCTAGTGATGCGCAAATAGAAATTGCCATCGCTGGACGTAGTAACGCCGGAAAAAGTACACTGATCAACAACTTAACGCGTCAAAATAAGCTTGCACGCGTCTCGCAGACTCCCGGCAAGACACGGGAAATGAATCTTTTTCATCTTTATTTAAAGGATAGAAACGAAGCGATCGCTCGACTGGTCGATCTCCCCGGATATGGCTACGCTAAGGTGAGTAAGTCGATGAAGAGTAGCTGGCAGGCCGAACTAGGACACTATCTTTTAGAGAGAGAGAATCTAAAAATACTTATCGTTATCCTCGATAGCCGTATGCCTATTACCGAACTGGATGCCATGCTCATCGATATGGCGAGTAAACGTGGGCTTCAACAAATTTTTATCTTTAATAAAATTGATAAACTCAACCAGAGCGAAAAGGCCAAGTGCCACGCCATGGCGCAAAAACTTGTCTACGAGACGCCCAACAGTAGCTATATTGTCTACTCCTCGCCAAAAAATATTGGTAGGGAGCTCTTGACAGAAAAAATTAGCGCCTCTTTGCACCATCATGCGCAAAAAAGTGAGCAAGATACTTGA
- the dnaE gene encoding DNA polymerase III subunit alpha produces MEYPFVHLHNHSEFSLLDGSIRVADLAKKTAQSGMSAIALTDHGNMFGALYFQKACQKAGIKPIIGCEVYIAPKGRQIKDKESRYYHMCLFCKDETGYKNLLYLTSQASIDGFYHRPRIDDALLQSHHEGLICSSACLGGEIAQHLLRNRYEVAKERALFYQELFGEGNFYLEIQDHGYSEEQRVRHLMVQLAKETGIPLIATNDIHYLEPEDKETNDILICIGTQRKLKDSSRMSAADNCYFRSAEEMYALFSDVPEALTNTVELANKCNLVIPESGPILPEYTIPEPFANPTEYLRHLVFAGLKERYPEVTPELSQRAEFEIETIASMQFSGYFLIVWDFIDWAKRHDISVGPGRGSGAGSLVAYALKITDVDPIKYNLLFERFLNPERVSMPDFDIDFNDDRRDEVVAYVTEKYGADHVAGITTFGTLATKAALKDVARVLDIAFDESLKITKAVDETALPEEQDVKLNVTTARTYNPYLKSLYQQGGSYKQLFDVAAKIEGLTRHIGTHACGKVIGKSPVVEYVPLIFDQRSGSINTAFESKIIEDCGLVKMDFLGLKTLSIIDNTVAMIRKEQPDFHIDRIPEDDALTFKLFCEGRTHAIFQFESEGMQKILKDAQPSSIEDLIALNALYRPGPMQFIPAFIKGKRNPSRVKYFHPSLKEILKPTYGVIVYQEQVMQVAQIYAGYSLGGADLLRRAMGKKKKEEMDKQEQIFIEGAIQNGHTREAAAELFQILLPFAGYGFNKSHAAAYSIIAYQTAYLKAHYPAQFMAANLSNEMNSSPKSFMRALDETRSMGIPIFPPEINHSEGKFTAREGKIYYGLLGMKGLGEAAAGDIIRVRENIGAFTSFIHFLEELAKQNVAPNKRVVETLILAGLFDKIEPDRTRSFLRYHANKACDWATKIANIDTQENSLFDQMEAPSYAPFAYTDMPDYEEDAEGNHQSNILTAEEILALEHEILGFYVSGHPLEPYRRAWERQQNINLLELEQSSKQNIYTVIGLMKHLSIRPTKKGSLMASATLEDFNGSITIVLFSKILTPDNDKLLKAREGKALGVQGKIELDRGADAQLLVEHIFVPEENDDVFPIKSCPTDTTTHSERPAQAIYIYLKEQAINQKNISSLKFLLQKHEGALHVKIIIGGKEGITLPIEGMQVSANLTIDPLWLELKSDLIEETEVAF; encoded by the coding sequence ATGGAATATCCTTTTGTTCACTTACATAATCACTCCGAATTTTCTCTCCTAGATGGCTCTATCCGTGTTGCCGATCTCGCAAAAAAGACCGCTCAATCTGGCATGAGCGCCATCGCCCTGACCGACCATGGCAATATGTTTGGCGCATTATACTTCCAAAAAGCCTGCCAAAAAGCAGGCATAAAACCGATCATCGGGTGTGAGGTTTACATCGCACCCAAAGGGAGACAGATCAAAGACAAAGAGAGCCGTTACTACCATATGTGCCTCTTCTGTAAAGACGAAACTGGCTATAAAAATCTACTCTACCTCACCAGTCAGGCCTCCATCGACGGCTTCTATCACCGTCCACGCATCGACGACGCCCTCCTCCAATCTCACCACGAAGGCTTAATCTGCTCTAGCGCCTGTCTAGGTGGCGAAATCGCTCAACACCTCTTACGCAATCGCTATGAAGTTGCAAAAGAACGCGCCCTCTTCTACCAAGAGCTCTTTGGGGAGGGTAACTTCTATTTGGAAATTCAAGATCACGGCTATAGCGAAGAGCAACGTGTACGCCATCTCATGGTTCAACTTGCCAAGGAGACGGGTATTCCCCTCATCGCCACCAACGACATTCACTACCTCGAGCCCGAAGACAAAGAGACCAACGATATACTAATATGTATAGGAACCCAACGTAAACTCAAGGATAGTAGCCGAATGAGCGCCGCCGACAATTGCTACTTTCGCTCGGCAGAAGAGATGTACGCCCTCTTTAGCGACGTGCCCGAAGCACTCACCAACACCGTTGAACTTGCCAATAAATGTAACTTAGTTATCCCCGAGAGTGGCCCCATTCTCCCCGAATACACCATCCCCGAACCCTTTGCCAACCCGACCGAATACCTAAGGCACCTCGTCTTTGCTGGGTTAAAAGAACGATACCCCGAAGTTACGCCGGAACTAAGCCAACGCGCCGAATTTGAAATTGAGACGATCGCTTCAATGCAATTTTCTGGCTACTTTCTCATCGTCTGGGACTTTATCGACTGGGCAAAACGCCACGACATCTCCGTAGGGCCAGGACGTGGATCGGGGGCAGGATCGCTGGTGGCCTACGCCCTCAAGATTACCGATGTGGATCCGATCAAGTACAACCTTCTTTTTGAACGCTTTCTCAACCCCGAGCGCGTCAGCATGCCCGACTTTGATATCGACTTTAACGACGACCGTCGGGATGAAGTGGTCGCCTATGTTACCGAAAAGTATGGCGCCGATCACGTCGCGGGCATCACAACCTTTGGGACGCTCGCCACCAAGGCTGCCCTCAAAGACGTTGCCCGTGTCTTGGATATCGCCTTTGACGAGAGCCTCAAGATTACCAAGGCTGTTGACGAGACCGCGCTACCTGAGGAGCAAGATGTTAAACTCAATGTAACCACGGCGCGCACCTATAATCCCTACCTCAAGAGCCTCTATCAACAGGGCGGATCCTACAAACAACTCTTTGATGTTGCCGCCAAAATTGAAGGGCTCACGCGCCATATTGGTACGCATGCTTGTGGCAAGGTGATTGGAAAATCTCCCGTGGTTGAGTACGTACCGCTCATTTTTGACCAGCGCTCTGGCTCGATCAACACCGCGTTCGAGAGTAAAATTATTGAAGATTGTGGGCTAGTAAAGATGGACTTTCTTGGGCTTAAAACGCTCTCCATCATCGACAACACCGTCGCCATGATCCGTAAAGAGCAACCCGACTTCCACATCGATCGTATCCCCGAAGACGATGCCCTCACCTTTAAACTCTTCTGCGAGGGACGCACCCACGCCATCTTTCAATTTGAAAGTGAAGGCATGCAGAAAATTCTTAAAGATGCGCAACCCAGTAGCATTGAGGATCTTATCGCCTTAAATGCCCTCTATCGCCCTGGCCCCATGCAATTTATTCCTGCTTTCATTAAGGGTAAGCGCAATCCAAGTCGGGTGAAATACTTCCACCCCTCGCTCAAGGAGATCCTCAAGCCTACTTATGGCGTTATCGTCTACCAAGAGCAAGTTATGCAAGTTGCCCAAATCTATGCGGGCTACTCCCTTGGCGGGGCAGACCTCTTGCGTCGTGCAATGGGTAAAAAGAAGAAAGAGGAGATGGACAAGCAAGAGCAGATCTTTATCGAAGGAGCCATACAAAACGGACACACCAGAGAGGCTGCCGCCGAACTCTTTCAAATTCTCCTACCCTTTGCTGGCTATGGATTTAACAAGAGCCACGCTGCTGCCTATTCGATTATCGCCTACCAAACCGCCTACCTTAAAGCCCACTACCCAGCACAATTTATGGCGGCCAACTTAAGCAACGAGATGAATAGCTCACCCAAATCCTTTATGCGAGCGCTTGACGAAACCCGATCGATGGGCATTCCCATCTTTCCACCAGAAATCAACCATAGTGAGGGAAAATTTACCGCGCGTGAAGGCAAGATCTACTACGGTCTATTGGGTATGAAAGGATTGGGCGAGGCAGCTGCTGGCGATATTATCCGTGTGCGAGAGAATATCGGAGCCTTCACCTCCTTCATTCACTTTTTAGAGGAGCTTGCCAAGCAGAACGTCGCACCGAATAAGCGCGTGGTGGAGACGCTCATCTTGGCAGGATTATTTGACAAAATTGAACCCGATCGCACCCGCAGTTTTTTGCGCTATCATGCGAACAAAGCCTGTGATTGGGCAACAAAAATCGCCAATATCGACACTCAGGAGAACTCCCTTTTCGATCAAATGGAGGCACCCAGCTATGCGCCCTTCGCCTATACTGATATGCCCGATTATGAAGAGGATGCAGAGGGAAATCACCAATCGAATATCCTCACTGCCGAAGAAATCCTCGCACTGGAACATGAAATTTTAGGGTTTTATGTCTCTGGACACCCGCTAGAGCCGTATCGTCGGGCTTGGGAGCGTCAACAAAATATTAATCTTTTGGAACTTGAACAGAGCTCAAAACAGAACATCTATACCGTCATTGGATTAATGAAACACTTGAGCATTCGCCCCACCAAGAAGGGCTCGCTGATGGCAAGTGCCACCCTTGAAGATTTTAACGGGAGCATTACCATTGTCCTCTTCTCCAAAATCTTAACGCCAGATAACGATAAACTACTCAAAGCGCGTGAAGGCAAAGCACTGGGCGTACAAGGAAAAATCGAACTAGATCGCGGAGCTGATGCCCAGCTTTTGGTGGAACATATCTTTGTACCAGAAGAAAATGATGACGTTTTCCCTATCAAAAGTTGCCCTACGGATACCACAACCCACTCCGAGCGTCCCGCCCAAGCCATATACATCTATCTCAAAGAGCAGGCAATTAACCAAAAGAACATTAGTAGCTTAAAATTTCTCCTACAAAAACATGAAGGTGCACTCCATGTTAAGATCATTATTGGTGGAAAAGAGGGCATCACCTTGCCGATTGAAGGCATGCAAGTTAGTGCTAACCTAACCATTGACCCCCTATGGCTAGAGCTTAAGAGCGATCTAATTGAAGAGACGGAGGTAGCTTTTTAG
- a CDS encoding FGGY-family carbohydrate kinase, whose product MLTQYFMGIDGGTQSTKVVIVDTKGKTVAQASRALQPMYTTPDGIAEHPADDLFDSLMLTIKDALTHFKEDRSQIIAIGLGSIRYCRCLVKADGTLAHPVISWMDRRISMPYQNDQKDVQYVVATTGYLMGRLTGSFTDTIANCLGQWPIDVNQWKVLENPQDFSSYGISKEMMYEMRMPGEIGGYLSHEIANQIGLYAGIPVVHTANDKAVEALGAGLLNQETVLLSLGTYIASMVVADESRATSQFFWTNMASQPHRYLYESNGIRRGMWTVSWLKNLLGKELSHQAKEHNLSAENYLNKIADNVTVGSEGLICILDWLAPPNEPHKKGMFIGFDQRHTYGHIYRAILEGISLTMRRHAFNMTQELSINPKELVVTGGGSHSDLFMQILADVFAIPVYRTKNESIAGLGAAICAAVATKVYPSFEEAIQHMVERDKTFMPNPMHVEKYAKIAKAYEYLSDNMDTILHHLHDTFEEL is encoded by the coding sequence ATGCTAACACAATATTTTATGGGCATCGATGGTGGGACACAAAGTACGAAAGTCGTTATTGTTGATACAAAAGGCAAAACAGTTGCGCAAGCCAGCAGAGCATTACAGCCAATGTATACCACCCCAGATGGTATTGCCGAACATCCAGCTGATGATCTTTTTGACTCACTCATGTTAACCATAAAAGATGCGCTCACTCACTTTAAAGAAGATAGAAGTCAAATTATTGCTATTGGGCTTGGCAGTATTCGCTATTGTCGTTGTTTGGTTAAGGCCGATGGAACGCTGGCACATCCGGTTATCAGCTGGATGGATCGTCGCATTAGTATGCCCTATCAAAACGACCAAAAGGATGTTCAGTATGTCGTAGCTACCACAGGATATCTCATGGGGCGATTAACAGGATCTTTTACAGATACAATCGCTAATTGTTTGGGGCAGTGGCCTATCGATGTTAATCAATGGAAAGTATTAGAGAATCCCCAAGATTTTTCAAGCTACGGAATCTCTAAAGAGATGATGTACGAAATGCGGATGCCTGGAGAAATTGGTGGATATCTAAGTCATGAAATAGCTAATCAGATTGGTTTATATGCAGGTATTCCCGTGGTGCACACCGCCAATGACAAGGCTGTAGAGGCACTTGGTGCAGGGCTTCTCAATCAAGAGACGGTACTTCTCTCCTTAGGCACCTATATCGCTAGTATGGTAGTTGCCGATGAGTCGCGTGCAACTAGCCAATTTTTTTGGACGAATATGGCATCACAACCCCATCGCTATCTCTATGAAAGCAATGGAATTAGACGAGGTATGTGGACAGTAAGCTGGTTAAAAAATCTCCTAGGAAAAGAACTTAGTCATCAAGCCAAAGAACACAATCTTTCTGCAGAGAACTATTTAAATAAAATTGCCGATAATGTGACCGTAGGCAGTGAAGGGCTTATTTGTATTCTAGACTGGCTGGCCCCACCCAACGAACCTCATAAAAAAGGCATGTTTATTGGCTTTGATCAACGTCACACTTACGGGCATATCTATCGTGCTATTCTAGAGGGCATCTCGCTCACAATGCGTCGCCATGCATTCAATATGACCCAGGAACTTAGCATTAACCCTAAGGAGCTGGTTGTTACTGGAGGCGGATCGCATTCAGATTTATTCATGCAAATTTTAGCTGATGTCTTCGCTATTCCCGTCTATCGCACCAAAAATGAAAGCATCGCAGGCTTGGGGGCAGCGATTTGTGCGGCTGTTGCCACAAAAGTCTACCCTAGCTTTGAAGAGGCTATCCAACACATGGTAGAACGGGATAAAACCTTTATGCCTAACCCAATGCATGTGGAAAAGTATGCAAAAATCGCTAAGGCTTATGAGTATCTTAGTGACAATATGGATACCATTTTACATCATCTGCACGACACATTCGAGGAGTTATAG
- a CDS encoding carbonic anhydrase family protein, translating to MKKFASHLSAGKLKLSLMALLIGGLLFSCQPTGSNNDSSTKKEKKGGVISYEHSDLKLKDGEVESYGYSHNTQDTWEVVAGHTQSPIQIKSSDAVPMRDSGLIDMYKNISLKSVTDEKTTLFAEVASNTTINGRSFDLIQFHFHSPAEHVVDGITYDLELHFVHISQSGRLAVLGVLIKEGAFNPTFQVLLDALKDPSTAPATLDVTPLFPTNLNYFHYLGSLTTPPLTENVEWQVFAQPIEISAEQLAAYRAHEHYNNTARHTQPLNGRALLNANAEGLK from the coding sequence ATGAAGAAATTTGCATCACACCTTAGCGCCGGTAAGCTTAAGTTGTCGCTTATGGCGTTGCTTATTGGTGGTTTATTGTTTAGTTGTCAGCCTACTGGTAGCAATAACGATTCGTCTACAAAAAAAGAGAAGAAGGGTGGCGTTATCTCTTATGAGCACTCAGACCTTAAGCTAAAAGATGGCGAGGTAGAGAGCTACGGTTACAGCCATAACACCCAAGATACTTGGGAGGTTGTCGCAGGACATACCCAATCGCCTATCCAGATTAAGTCTAGCGATGCTGTACCGATGCGCGACAGTGGTCTTATCGATATGTACAAGAATATCAGCCTCAAGTCGGTCACCGATGAGAAGACCACGCTCTTTGCCGAAGTTGCTAGCAACACCACCATCAATGGACGTAGTTTTGACCTAATTCAATTCCACTTCCACAGCCCAGCCGAGCACGTTGTTGATGGCATCACCTACGATCTCGAGTTGCACTTTGTACACATCTCTCAAAGTGGTCGTCTTGCTGTATTGGGTGTGCTCATCAAAGAGGGTGCGTTCAATCCTACCTTCCAAGTGCTTCTTGACGCCCTTAAAGATCCCTCCACCGCACCTGCTACCCTCGATGTAACCCCACTCTTCCCCACCAACCTCAACTACTTCCACTATCTAGGATCGCTTACCACCCCACCTCTCACCGAAAATGTTGAATGGCAAGTCTTCGCGCAACCTATCGAGATCTCCGCAGAGCAACTCGCTGCCTACCGCGCTCACGAGCATTACAACAACACCGCCCGCCACACCCAACCACTCAATGGCCGCGCATTACTCAATGCCAATGCAGAAGGTCTCAAATAA
- a CDS encoding SDR family oxidoreductase encodes MSREITDFNMSFFSLKGKNAIITGGNGGLGQAFALALAKAGANIFIPSIVEDDGTTQKLIESTGQKYRFMLTDITKAGEPQKIIETCVKELGSVDILVNSAGMSINEPDVLKYNRSQWDPMIALNLTAAFELSHEAGKFMIPQQSGKIINIGSMFSFLGGQWSPAYAATKHGIVGFTKAYCDELAQFNIQVNAIAPGYYATKITEQTRANSASNQRVLDHIPAGRWGDRLDLMGTVVFLASKASDYVNGHTLTVDGGYLVR; translated from the coding sequence GTGAGTCGAGAAATTACAGACTTTAACATGAGCTTTTTTTCTTTAAAAGGAAAAAATGCCATTATTACTGGAGGAAACGGCGGTCTTGGACAGGCATTCGCACTGGCATTAGCCAAGGCCGGCGCTAATATTTTCATTCCTAGCATCGTGGAGGATGATGGAACAACACAAAAACTCATCGAAAGTACTGGTCAGAAGTATCGCTTCATGCTAACCGACATTACTAAGGCCGGGGAGCCCCAAAAAATCATCGAAACATGTGTAAAAGAGCTAGGCAGTGTTGATATTTTGGTTAACAGCGCAGGCATGAGTATCAATGAACCAGACGTCTTAAAGTACAATCGATCGCAGTGGGATCCGATGATTGCACTTAACCTTACCGCGGCCTTTGAGCTTAGCCATGAAGCCGGTAAATTCATGATTCCACAACAGAGCGGAAAAATCATTAATATTGGCTCAATGTTTTCTTTCTTGGGTGGACAGTGGTCGCCAGCATATGCAGCCACTAAGCATGGTATCGTAGGCTTCACCAAAGCCTATTGCGATGAACTAGCTCAATTCAACATTCAAGTAAACGCTATCGCCCCCGGCTATTACGCGACAAAAATAACCGAACAGACTAGAGCAAACTCAGCGAGTAATCAGCGAGTCTTGGATCATATTCCCGCCGGACGCTGGGGCGATCGGTTAGACTTAATGGGAACCGTTGTTTTTTTAGCCAGTAAGGCCTCAGACTACGTTAATGGGCACACCCTTACCGTAGACGGTGGCTACTTAGTGCGCTAG